CGCCTGGATCGCGGATCGGCCGAGCCGATGGTCAATCAGGTTGTGGATCAACATGATCTGATGGCGATGCGCGAATCCGTCGAGCAGGTGAGCGTACATGAGGACGTGCTGAACTACGTGGTGTCGCTGGCCGCCGCGACGCGTCACCACCCGCAGGTTGCGGTCGGCGCCAGCCCGCGCGCGGAAATCGACCTGGTGCAACTCGCGCGGGCCCGCGCCCTGCTCCTCGGCCGCGACTACGTCGTCCCCGAGGACATCAAGGCCCTGGCGCCGGCGGCGGTGGCACACCGGATCACCTTGCGGCCCGAGATGTGGGTACGCAAGATCCAGGGCTCGGACGTCGTCGAGGAACTGTTGCGGCGGTTGCCCGTACCGCGCACCCGCAGCGATGATTGAAACGCGCGAGGTCCAGTTGCATTGGCGTGCATCGGCATTGACGCGGGCCATCGCCACCTGCGCCGCCCTCGCTCTGGCCGTCGGGCTGATCAGGTCGAGCTGGCAACTGGTCGCGTTCGCGGCGCCGCTGCTCGGGGTGCTCTGCTCGATCAGCTGGCAGCGGCCGCTGCCCAGGGTCACCGTGCACGCCGAACCCGGATCGCAGCGGTGCTTCGAGTCGGAGCCGATGCAGCTGAGCATGTGGGCGGACACCGAAACAGTCGGCACCGCAATCAAACTCACCGCCTCGGTGGTCGACGGAATGACGCTCGACGTGACGCCGGGGGAGCGCCTGACCGTCACCACCAGCGCCGAACGATGGGGACGCTACCCCGTTCGGGGCACCGTCGACGTCGTCGCGCACGGCGGACTGCTGACCGGCGTCGGCACGGTCGACGCGGCGGAGGTGATCGTCTTCCCGATGACGCCACCCCAGCCGACCGCCCTGCCGCCGACCGAACTGCTCGACCGGCTGGGCACCCACCTGACCCGCCACATCGGCCGGGGCGTCGAGTACGCAGACATCCGCACCTACGTGCCCGGCGATCAACTGCGCACGGTCAATTGGCCGGTGAGCGCCCGTCGCGGCCGACTGCACGTGACCCAGCGACTGACCGACCGCTCCGCCGACGTCGTGGTGCTGATCGACGGGTACCCGCAGCCCGCCGGGCCCGCGAGCGAGGCCACCGAACGCATCGTGCGCGGGGCCGCGCAGGTGGTGCAGACCGCACTGCGCAACGGCGACCGGGCCGGCATCGTCACGCTCGGCGGCCGCAGGCCACGCTGGCTCGGAGCCGACATCGGGCAGCGCCAGTTCTACCGTGTGCTGGATGCCGTGCTCGACGCGGGCGACGAATTCGAGAGCACCACAGGAACATTGGCGCCACGGGCCGCGATCCCGTCGGGCGCGATCGTGGTGGGCTTCTCGACGCTGCTCGACACCGAGTTCGCGCTGGCGCTGATCGACCTGCGGCGGCGCGGGCACGTCGTGGTCGCGGTCGACGTGCTGCAAGGCGCTCCGTTCCGCACGGCCCAGGATCCGCTGGTCGACCGGATGTGGGCGTTGCAGCGCTCGGCCATGTACCGAGACATGGGGACCGTCGGCGTCGACGTGGTGGCCTGGCAGGCCGACCGCGCGCTGGACCAGTCCATGCAGGCCGTGCCCGATCACCGTCGCCGGTTGGCGGGACGACGATGATGCGGCGGGGCGCGGCGCACGTCCTGGCGACGGGGTGTGGCTTGCTGATGGTGGCCGCCGTCGGTGTCGGGACCCACGGTCCGGCACGGGCGATCGCGGCGGCGGCGGTGATTGCGGTGGCGCTGGCCGCCGTGTTCCGTCCGGTCGCCACCTTCGCCGTTCTGCTCACCGTGGCTGTTATTGGTGTGACCGGCGCGACGGCGTTGGTGGCCGCGGTCGCGGGCCTCTCGGCGGCGGTCTATCTGGTGCTGCGGCACGCAGCCGCGAGCGGTGTCGGGCTGGACTCGGTGAGCGCCGCGACGCTGATCGCCGCGATGGGGTTCACGCTGGCGGGCCTGGTCGCGGCCGCTTTTCCGCTGCAAGTGCCGTGGCTGCCGTTGCTCGCGCCGCTGGCCGTGTTCGCCGCGTACCTGCTGGCCGCCCGGCCGTTTCTGCGCGACGACGGCGACTAGGAGATGCCCGTCACAGCAT
The sequence above is a segment of the Candidatus Mycobacterium wuenschmannii genome. Coding sequences within it:
- a CDS encoding DUF58 domain-containing protein yields the protein MIETREVQLHWRASALTRAIATCAALALAVGLIRSSWQLVAFAAPLLGVLCSISWQRPLPRVTVHAEPGSQRCFESEPMQLSMWADTETVGTAIKLTASVVDGMTLDVTPGERLTVTTSAERWGRYPVRGTVDVVAHGGLLTGVGTVDAAEVIVFPMTPPQPTALPPTELLDRLGTHLTRHIGRGVEYADIRTYVPGDQLRTVNWPVSARRGRLHVTQRLTDRSADVVVLIDGYPQPAGPASEATERIVRGAAQVVQTALRNGDRAGIVTLGGRRPRWLGADIGQRQFYRVLDAVLDAGDEFESTTGTLAPRAAIPSGAIVVGFSTLLDTEFALALIDLRRRGHVVVAVDVLQGAPFRTAQDPLVDRMWALQRSAMYRDMGTVGVDVVAWQADRALDQSMQAVPDHRRRLAGRR